A window of Metabacillus sp. B2-18 contains these coding sequences:
- a CDS encoding plasmid pRiA4b ORF-3 family protein: MLIQGTKKLLTELKVKPTLSVEENTLFSWHANLITVNRRKTLVLMNDSNRYTIVLHGLKATDFKKINELILGAVKETFQAEGVHDSVIEQYLIQAKDISYSTTKNRSFIARLNKACEHVYFYEGDFNLQLLNQPFVNKQTSRLIVGEGNNKYTRPNEDLYSDLGNLVEGPIFQTEAFIFHVKLQLENHQVWRRISVPKHITFPELHHTLQIAFGWQDYHLHEFTIFEGKPFSLDQKQGIDKATPIVKLVCHEETLHYSSDIPTKMESGEKPADYLPAEMIYTYDFGDNWEHRIVLEKVIDDYEVNHPICLAGEGNAPPEDVGGELGYDEYLDIMANPAHPEHEHMKRWSRSQLYEDFDIDRVNWRLGKRSDKV, translated from the coding sequence ATGCTAATTCAAGGTACCAAGAAACTTTTAACCGAACTAAAGGTAAAACCAACATTATCTGTAGAAGAAAATACCCTTTTCTCCTGGCATGCTAATTTAATTACGGTAAACAGAAGAAAAACACTAGTACTAATGAATGATAGTAACCGATATACGATTGTGCTTCATGGTCTAAAGGCAACTGATTTTAAGAAGATTAATGAATTGATTTTAGGAGCTGTAAAGGAAACATTTCAGGCAGAGGGTGTTCATGATTCTGTTATTGAGCAGTATCTAATTCAGGCGAAGGATATCTCCTATAGCACCACGAAAAATCGGTCATTTATAGCTAGGTTAAATAAAGCTTGTGAACATGTTTATTTTTATGAAGGAGATTTTAATCTGCAGTTGCTTAACCAGCCTTTTGTAAACAAACAAACGAGTCGTTTAATAGTTGGTGAGGGAAACAATAAGTATACAAGACCAAATGAAGATTTATATAGCGATTTGGGGAATCTTGTAGAGGGACCTATTTTTCAAACAGAAGCATTTATTTTCCACGTAAAATTACAACTTGAAAATCATCAAGTTTGGCGTAGAATTAGTGTCCCAAAACATATCACGTTTCCGGAATTGCATCATACGCTACAAATTGCATTTGGCTGGCAGGATTACCATCTTCATGAGTTTACTATTTTTGAGGGAAAGCCATTTTCTCTTGATCAAAAGCAGGGAATAGACAAGGCTACTCCAATTGTAAAACTAGTCTGTCATGAAGAGACTCTTCATTATAGTAGTGACATCCCTACAAAAATGGAATCAGGGGAAAAGCCTGCAGATTATCTTCCTGCTGAGATGATATACACCTATGATTTCGGAGATAACTGGGAGCATCGAATTGTGTTAGAGAAGGTGATCGACGACTATGAAGTTAACCATCCCATTTGCCTTGCTGGGGAGGGAAATGCACCACCGGAGGATGTTGGTGGAGAATTAGGATATGATGAGTATCTTGACATTATGGCGAATCCAGCTCACCCGGAACATGAGCATATGAAACGTTGGAGTAGAAGTCAGCTTTATGAGGATTTTGATATTGATAGGGTTAATTGGAGGTTGGGTAAGCGTAGCGATAAGGTGTAA
- a CDS encoding DNA sulfur modification protein DndB yields MNEELRTKLKGIYFEQFGHELLVTEMPFKYLQSIFEVDSHVQRELDHRRRNAIKEYILNTVHEETFYFSPFVYSARRCLVREGDGWEIKPGSKLMILEGQHRSSALTSALRHLYVKKEALEEMPQGKQEEISSIDRAIQKLENFTVTMQIYLNLTTQDERQLFTDINTERKNAHSGLIMKYDQREQYVILVRNIANKLHHLLDIETELSRLSAQNSSITSLVIMRRCLLALFEGILTHKEGQPKLSYCNEEEMEPIAYKFFKVWAELFPKQGGNRFRYACGLSGVQIALAFVIYQLVSSHGYTYFQAIDELKKLKNVTTWKHDDSLFAPFYDQRKKRLNNHSTQQTIIKLTNTFLASLAEKGEKKLEC; encoded by the coding sequence ATGAATGAGGAGTTAAGAACAAAGCTGAAGGGAATCTATTTTGAACAGTTTGGTCATGAACTGTTGGTAACGGAAATGCCTTTTAAGTATTTGCAAAGTATTTTTGAAGTGGATTCACATGTGCAGCGTGAATTGGATCATAGACGACGAAATGCAATTAAGGAATATATCTTAAATACAGTACATGAAGAGACCTTCTACTTTTCGCCCTTTGTTTACTCGGCAAGGAGATGCTTAGTGAGAGAAGGAGATGGCTGGGAGATCAAGCCAGGGTCGAAATTGATGATCCTAGAAGGACAACACAGAAGCTCAGCACTAACTTCTGCACTTAGACATTTATATGTTAAAAAAGAAGCACTTGAAGAAATGCCTCAAGGAAAACAAGAAGAAATTTCCTCTATTGATCGAGCGATACAAAAGCTCGAAAACTTCACTGTTACCATGCAAATTTATTTGAATTTAACCACCCAGGACGAGAGACAGCTTTTCACCGACATTAACACCGAGCGAAAAAATGCACATAGCGGCTTGATTATGAAATATGATCAACGAGAACAATATGTCATCTTGGTAAGAAACATAGCAAATAAACTACACCATTTACTCGATATTGAAACAGAGCTTTCCCGTTTATCGGCACAAAACAGTAGCATTACTTCACTAGTAATTATGAGACGCTGCTTACTTGCCTTATTTGAAGGAATTCTTACTCATAAGGAGGGACAGCCTAAGCTTTCATATTGTAATGAGGAGGAAATGGAGCCGATCGCATATAAGTTCTTTAAAGTATGGGCTGAGCTGTTTCCGAAGCAAGGAGGTAATCGATTCCGATATGCGTGTGGGCTATCTGGTGTACAAATTGCACTAGCATTTGTGATTTATCAATTAGTTTCATCACATGGCTATACCTATTTTCAGGCAATAGATGAGCTGAAAAAACTAAAAAATGTTACCACATGGAAGCATGATGATTCTTTATTTGCCCCTTTTTATGATCAGCGTAAAAAGAGGTTAAATAACCATTCAACACAACAAACCATTATCAAACTGACGAATACATTTTTGGCGAGCTTAGCTGAGAAGGGAGAGAAAAAACTTGAATGCTAA